The Algihabitans albus genome includes a window with the following:
- the atpD gene encoding F0F1 ATP synthase subunit beta — MAKNLVGKITQVMGPVVDVQFEGDLPPILNALECDNNGNRLVLEVAQHLGESEVRTIAMDSTEGLVRGQVVKDSGGPITMPVGPETLGRILNVIGEPIDERGPVEAKQSAPIHRSAPSFAEQSTEAEILVTGIKVVDLLAPYSRGGKIGLFGGAGVGKTVLIQELINNIAKTHGGYSVFAGVGERTREGNDLYHEMMDAGVIDLEGGDSKVALVYGQMNEPPGARARVALSGLTLAEYFRDEEGQDVLFFVDNIFRFTQAGSEVSALLGRIPSAVGYQPTLATDMGALQERITTTNKGSITSVQAIYVPADDLTDPAPATSFSHLDATTVLSRAISELGIYPAVDPLDSTSRILEPGVVGEEHYNVARRVQETLQGYKSLQDIIAILGMDELSEEDKLTVSRARKIQRFLSQPFDVAEVFTGTPGIQVKLEDTIKGFKGLVDGEYDHLPEAAFYMVGTIEEAVEKAKKLAAEAA, encoded by the coding sequence ATGGCCAAGAATCTGGTGGGCAAGATCACCCAGGTGATGGGTCCGGTGGTGGACGTGCAGTTCGAAGGCGATCTGCCGCCGATCCTGAACGCGCTGGAGTGCGACAACAACGGCAACCGACTCGTTCTCGAGGTGGCGCAGCACCTGGGGGAGAGCGAGGTCCGCACGATCGCGATGGACAGCACCGAGGGCCTGGTCCGCGGCCAGGTCGTGAAGGACAGCGGCGGCCCGATCACCATGCCGGTCGGCCCCGAGACCCTCGGCCGCATTCTGAACGTGATCGGTGAACCGATTGACGAGCGCGGCCCGGTGGAGGCCAAGCAGAGCGCGCCGATCCACCGGTCCGCACCCAGCTTTGCCGAGCAGTCGACCGAGGCCGAGATCCTGGTCACCGGCATCAAGGTCGTCGACCTTCTGGCGCCTTACTCCCGCGGCGGCAAGATCGGCCTTTTCGGCGGCGCCGGTGTGGGCAAGACGGTGCTGATCCAGGAGTTGATTAACAACATCGCGAAGACTCACGGTGGCTACTCGGTTTTCGCCGGTGTCGGCGAACGCACCCGCGAGGGCAACGACCTCTATCACGAGATGATGGACGCCGGCGTGATCGACCTGGAGGGCGGCGACTCGAAGGTGGCGCTGGTTTACGGCCAGATGAACGAGCCGCCGGGTGCCCGTGCCCGCGTGGCGCTCTCCGGACTGACCCTGGCGGAATACTTCCGCGACGAGGAAGGTCAGGACGTGCTGTTCTTCGTCGACAACATCTTCCGCTTCACCCAGGCGGGTTCAGAGGTTTCGGCCCTGCTCGGCCGCATCCCCTCCGCGGTGGGCTACCAGCCAACCCTGGCCACCGACATGGGCGCCCTGCAGGAGCGCATTACCACCACCAACAAGGGCTCGATCACGTCGGTTCAGGCCATCTACGTGCCGGCCGACGACTTGACCGACCCGGCGCCGGCGACCTCCTTCTCGCACTTGGACGCCACAACGGTGCTGAGCCGCGCGATCTCCGAGTTGGGTATCTACCCGGCGGTCGATCCGCTCGACTCCACAAGCCGCATCCTGGAGCCGGGCGTGGTCGGTGAAGAGCATTATAACGTGGCGCGCCGCGTCCAGGAGACCCTGCAAGGCTACAAGTCGCTGCAGGACATCATCGCGATCCTGGGCATGGACGAGCTATCGGAAGAAGACAAACTGACGGTTTCGCGGGCCCGCAAGATCCAGCGCTTTCTGTCCCAGCCCTTCGATGTCGCCGAGGTCTTCACCGGCACTCCCGGCATCCAGGTCAAGCTCGAGGACACCATCAAGGGCTTTAAGGGCCTGGTGGACGGCGAGTACGACCATCTGCCCGAGGCGGCCTTCTACATGGTGGGAACCATCGAGGAAGCGGTCGAGAAAGCGAAGAAGCTGGCGGCCGAGGCGGCCTAG
- a CDS encoding F0F1 ATP synthase subunit epsilon, which produces MAAEQVEFELVSPEKLLLSEKVEMVVVPGAEGDFGVLPRHAPLISSLRTGVISVYRQNRRDISERIFVDGGFAEVTPERCTVLAEQAVPVGEIDRSATEQQLKDAREDLSDAASDAERQALERRITRYEGMLQAFDSA; this is translated from the coding sequence ATGGCGGCCGAACAGGTGGAATTCGAGCTGGTCTCTCCGGAGAAGCTTCTGCTGTCCGAGAAGGTCGAGATGGTGGTCGTGCCCGGTGCGGAGGGCGACTTTGGCGTGCTACCACGCCACGCACCGCTGATCTCCTCCCTCCGGACCGGTGTGATCTCGGTCTACCGTCAGAATCGCCGTGATATCAGTGAGCGAATCTTTGTCGACGGTGGCTTCGCCGAGGTGACCCCGGAACGCTGCACGGTCCTGGCTGAACAAGCCGTCCCGGTTGGTGAAATCGATCGGAGCGCAACCGAGCAGCAGCTCAAGGATGCCCGTGAAGACCTGTCGGATGCGGCTTCGGACGCGGAACGCCAAGCCCTGGAACGTCGAATCACCCGCTACGAGGGTATGCTGCAGGCTTTCGATTCTGCCTGA
- a CDS encoding ferritin-like domain-containing protein, which translates to MSAKHWTLDDVQWDRFDPSKVDADTVKVVKAASLVEYNGGDYATYLCNVFPEDSEFCAEAQRWAREEVQHGEALGRWAQLADPDFDFDEAFARFLDGFRLPMEATESVRGSRCGELVARCIVEVGTSSFYGSIADVTEEPLLQDICRRIAADELRHYKLFYSFLRRYLEAENIGRSKRFLIALSRMHETEDDELACAFWAANSEAGEPYDLRKWSNAYMGRAYGYYRLPRVEMATAMTWKAAGLNPQSRAVSWFAGLAYRIMQHRHRRLMRSGALAA; encoded by the coding sequence ATGTCAGCCAAGCACTGGACGCTCGACGACGTGCAGTGGGACCGCTTTGACCCAAGCAAGGTCGACGCGGACACGGTAAAGGTCGTCAAGGCCGCCAGCCTGGTCGAATACAATGGCGGCGATTACGCCACCTATCTGTGCAACGTGTTCCCGGAGGACAGCGAGTTCTGCGCGGAGGCGCAGCGCTGGGCGCGCGAAGAGGTTCAGCACGGCGAAGCACTCGGCAGGTGGGCGCAACTCGCGGATCCCGATTTCGATTTCGACGAGGCTTTCGCGCGCTTTCTCGACGGCTTCCGCCTGCCGATGGAGGCTACCGAGTCGGTGCGCGGCTCGCGCTGCGGCGAGCTGGTCGCCCGCTGCATCGTCGAAGTCGGGACCTCCAGCTTTTACGGCTCAATCGCCGACGTAACCGAAGAGCCGCTTCTCCAGGATATCTGCAGGCGCATCGCGGCCGACGAGCTGCGCCACTACAAGCTCTTCTACTCCTTCTTGCGCCGCTACCTGGAGGCGGAGAACATCGGCAGGTCGAAGCGTTTCCTGATCGCGCTGAGCCGCATGCACGAGACGGAGGACGACGAACTGGCCTGCGCCTTCTGGGCCGCGAACTCGGAAGCCGGAGAGCCTTACGACCTGCGCAAATGGTCCAACGCCTACATGGGCCGCGCCTACGGCTACTACCGGTTACCGCGAGTCGAAATGGCCACCGCGATGACCTGGAAGGCGGCCGGTCTGAATCCTCAAAGCCGCGCCGTCTCCTGGTTCGCAGGGCTGGCCTATCGTATCATGCAGCACCGTCACCGGCGTCTGATGCGCAGCGGAGCTCTCGCCGCCTAG
- a CDS encoding RNA pyrophosphohydrolase produces the protein MSRSDTVYGPGASGPLPSAEQAAALPFRLGVGAVLFNRERKVFAAQRADMANAAWQMPQGGIDKGEDPEAAVFRELEEETGTANARLIAESRDWLTYDLPLDLVPKLWKGRYRGQKQKWYALEFLGTDAEFDIFGPHAEFKAWKWAEFKELPALIVPFKRDLYRRILEEFRHLS, from the coding sequence ATGAGCCGAAGCGATACGGTTTACGGCCCGGGCGCATCGGGCCCTCTGCCTTCCGCCGAACAGGCGGCGGCTCTGCCGTTCCGCCTGGGTGTGGGCGCAGTGTTGTTCAATCGAGAGCGCAAGGTTTTCGCGGCTCAACGTGCCGACATGGCTAATGCGGCTTGGCAGATGCCCCAGGGCGGCATCGACAAAGGCGAAGACCCAGAGGCCGCGGTCTTCCGCGAGTTGGAAGAGGAGACCGGAACCGCCAACGCCCGCTTGATCGCCGAAAGCCGCGACTGGCTGACCTACGACCTGCCTTTGGACCTGGTGCCGAAGCTCTGGAAAGGCCGCTATCGGGGGCAGAAACAGAAGTGGTACGCCCTGGAATTCCTTGGGACCGATGCGGAGTTCGACATCTTCGGCCCTCACGCCGAGTTCAAGGCCTGGAAGTGGGCGGAATTCAAGGAACTACCGGCCTTGATCGTTCCTTTCAAGCGCGATCTCTACCGGCGCATTCTTGAGGAATTCCGGCACTTGTCGTGA
- a CDS encoding divergent polysaccharide deacetylase family protein, translating to MIGSAAGKESRRSVASLALLSAWMLLAVLLAAAAAYVYWPELEPQIAVLTETTPAGEELAEVDVEPSPPVPPITDAATEGQETTASDELGSELDLAGPQSAPLPELESEAAPTPPGDRESGESELRTARQPPAGEVAETGSMAAEPSSENRAGGPQAVPPAQETQTAALPAAPEATPPAPAPPVVPAWQRFARSFIPPDERPLIAIVITGLGLNGPRTLQAIEQLPPEISLSFSPYAKQTEEFMRTARAFGHEVLIDLPMEPATRDDPGTMALLTSARPDDNLERLGLVLGRGRDYVGVVGTLGSRFVGDTQALTPVLSELGRRGLLYVDNRPVDTPHAARLAVTLGLPVAINDRSLDARMAATPAVDASLAQVERIARERGTAVALGQPNPTTLAFLVEWARTLPGKGLALAPVTAVANSQSPQ from the coding sequence GTGATCGGTTCGGCTGCCGGCAAGGAATCGCGCCGTAGCGTTGCCAGCCTTGCCTTGCTGTCGGCTTGGATGTTGCTTGCCGTCTTGCTGGCCGCCGCCGCGGCCTATGTCTATTGGCCCGAACTCGAGCCCCAGATTGCGGTTTTGACGGAGACGACGCCGGCCGGCGAGGAGTTGGCCGAGGTCGATGTGGAGCCCAGCCCGCCGGTTCCGCCCATCACCGACGCGGCGACCGAAGGTCAGGAAACGACGGCGTCGGACGAGTTGGGATCGGAGCTGGACCTGGCGGGGCCGCAGTCAGCGCCGTTACCTGAACTCGAGTCGGAGGCCGCGCCCACACCTCCGGGCGACCGCGAGTCCGGTGAGTCGGAACTGCGCACGGCGCGCCAGCCGCCTGCCGGAGAGGTCGCCGAGACCGGCAGCATGGCTGCGGAGCCATCCAGCGAAAACCGGGCCGGCGGTCCTCAGGCGGTTCCACCGGCGCAGGAGACGCAAACGGCGGCTCTGCCCGCGGCTCCGGAGGCCACACCTCCTGCGCCCGCGCCGCCCGTCGTGCCGGCCTGGCAGCGCTTCGCCCGGTCTTTCATTCCACCGGACGAGCGGCCGCTGATCGCCATCGTAATCACCGGCCTGGGTCTCAACGGCCCGCGCACCCTGCAGGCGATCGAACAGCTACCGCCGGAGATTTCGCTGTCTTTCTCACCCTACGCCAAGCAGACAGAAGAGTTCATGCGGACAGCGCGTGCCTTCGGCCATGAGGTGCTGATCGATTTGCCGATGGAGCCGGCAACGCGCGACGATCCCGGCACCATGGCGCTCCTGACCAGCGCCCGGCCTGACGACAATCTGGAGCGTCTCGGTTTGGTTTTGGGCCGTGGACGGGACTACGTCGGCGTGGTCGGGACGCTCGGGTCGCGCTTCGTTGGAGATACGCAGGCTTTGACGCCGGTTCTGAGCGAGCTTGGCCGCCGAGGCCTGCTGTACGTCGACAATCGCCCGGTCGATACGCCTCATGCGGCGCGGCTGGCCGTGACCTTGGGTTTGCCGGTGGCGATCAACGATCGCAGTCTGGATGCGCGAATGGCGGCCACTCCGGCCGTCGATGCCAGCCTGGCGCAGGTGGAGCGGATCGCGCGCGAGCGCGGCACCGCCGTTGCCCTGGGGCAGCCGAACCCCACGACGCTCGCATTCCTGGTGGAATGGGCGAGAACGCTCCCCGGCAAGGGGCTGGCCTTGGCACCGGTCACGGCGGTGGCGAACAGTCAGTCGCCCCAGTGA
- a CDS encoding S41 family peptidase, protein MRFAKTAVAAAICAAVLLPTGAKAQNGDDEEIFRQLKVFADVFERVRAEYVEEVSDETLIEAAIQGMLSDLDPHSSYLDADSFNDMQVQTRGEFGGLGIEVTMENGLVRVVSPIDDTPAFRAGVEAGDLITHLDGEPVMGLELSEAVDMMRGPVGTSLTITVRRGEEEPFDISIERDIITVQSVRSRQEGNIGYVRVTAFNEQTTSGVEEAIAEFEEELGENFGGIVLDLRNNPGGLLDQAVSVSDAFLERGEIVSTRGRYEEDSSRYNARSGDLVDGLPIVVLINGGSASASEIVAGALQDHRRAIVMGTKSFGKGSVQTVMPLGSAGAMRLTTARYYTPSGRSIQAKGIDPDILVERARLETIDGPAGRSEADLRGSLEAEEAPVEESGPQAENAPQDQALEDYQLARALDLLRGLVLYSQRTVN, encoded by the coding sequence TTGCGAAAACGGCGGTTGCGGCCGCCATCTGTGCGGCCGTCCTGTTGCCGACGGGGGCCAAGGCCCAGAACGGCGACGACGAAGAGATCTTTCGACAGTTAAAGGTCTTCGCTGACGTCTTCGAACGCGTCCGGGCCGAGTACGTCGAGGAGGTCAGCGACGAGACGCTGATCGAAGCGGCGATCCAAGGCATGTTGAGCGATCTCGATCCCCACTCGAGCTATTTGGATGCCGATAGCTTCAACGACATGCAGGTGCAGACCCGGGGCGAGTTCGGTGGGCTCGGCATCGAGGTGACGATGGAGAACGGGCTGGTCCGGGTGGTCTCGCCGATCGACGATACACCGGCCTTCCGCGCCGGCGTCGAGGCGGGCGATCTGATCACCCATCTGGACGGCGAGCCCGTGATGGGCCTTGAGCTTTCCGAGGCCGTGGACATGATGCGCGGGCCCGTCGGGACGTCGCTGACGATCACGGTGCGCCGGGGCGAGGAAGAGCCCTTCGACATCTCCATCGAGCGCGACATCATTACCGTGCAGTCCGTTCGCTCGCGTCAGGAAGGCAACATCGGCTACGTCCGCGTGACCGCCTTCAACGAGCAAACGACATCCGGGGTGGAAGAAGCCATTGCGGAGTTCGAAGAAGAGCTCGGCGAGAACTTCGGCGGTATCGTCCTGGATCTCCGCAACAATCCGGGTGGGCTCTTGGATCAGGCCGTGTCCGTCTCCGACGCCTTTCTGGAGCGCGGCGAGATCGTCTCGACCCGTGGCCGCTACGAAGAAGACTCCAGCCGATACAATGCGCGCTCGGGCGATCTCGTCGACGGTCTTCCGATCGTGGTGCTGATCAACGGCGGTTCCGCTTCAGCCTCGGAGATCGTGGCCGGTGCACTGCAGGATCATCGCCGGGCTATCGTCATGGGAACGAAGTCCTTCGGCAAGGGCTCGGTGCAGACAGTCATGCCGCTCGGTAGCGCCGGTGCCATGCGTCTGACCACGGCGCGCTACTACACCCCGAGTGGACGCTCGATACAGGCCAAGGGCATCGATCCCGATATCCTGGTGGAGCGCGCGCGCCTGGAGACGATCGATGGGCCAGCCGGCCGCAGCGAGGCGGATTTGCGCGGCAGCCTGGAAGCGGAAGAGGCACCCGTCGAAGAGTCCGGACCTCAGGCCGAGAACGCTCCGCAGGATCAGGCCCTCGAAGACTATCAGTTGGCGCGCGCCCTCGATCTCTTGCGCGGTCTGGTTTTGTATAGCCAGCGCACCGTAAACTGA